From one Pseudomonadota bacterium genomic stretch:
- a CDS encoding CopD family protein — protein MLWIKAFHVVAVVSWYAGLLYLPRLFVHHALTPASDQITLARFKIMERKLYVMMCIGGGATVTLGLFLASQLPTDKLLDATWLHIKVVLVSFLIAYHFYCGHLVKVFAADHNTRSHTWYRFFNEVPALFLIAIVILAVVKPF, from the coding sequence GTGCTCTGGATCAAGGCATTCCATGTGGTGGCCGTCGTGAGCTGGTACGCAGGATTGCTGTATCTGCCGAGACTGTTTGTCCACCACGCCCTGACCCCGGCAAGCGACCAAATCACGCTGGCACGTTTCAAGATCATGGAGCGCAAGCTTTACGTGATGATGTGTATCGGCGGCGGTGCGACCGTGACGCTCGGATTGTTTCTCGCGTCGCAACTGCCGACCGACAAGCTGCTCGATGCGACCTGGCTGCACATCAAGGTGGTGCTGGTGAGTTTCCTGATCGCGTACCACTTCTACTGCGGTCACCTGGTGAAGGTCTTTGCCGCCGACCACAACACGCGTTCGCACACGTGGTACCGCTTCTTCAACGAAGTGCCGGCCCTGTTCCTGATTGCGATCGTTATCCTGGCAGTCGTGAAGCCGTTCTGA
- a CDS encoding TlpA disulfide reductase family protein, whose translation MTKLSRDRFTYLALGCVVLAAAWLWLAPTGARAAPNVTFTTLEGQRVDITALRGKPLLVNFWATTCIGCVAEMPHLAELYETFNDDGFEIVGVAMYYDPPNQVLELTRQRAVPYPISLDVDGRIGKAFGDVSLTPTSFLVDANGKIVFHKIGELDMDLLHNKIESMLHAG comes from the coding sequence ATGACCAAACTCTCCCGCGATCGTTTCACCTACCTCGCCCTTGGGTGTGTCGTACTCGCCGCAGCCTGGCTGTGGCTGGCCCCCACCGGTGCGCGGGCCGCGCCGAACGTCACCTTCACCACACTCGAGGGGCAACGGGTCGACATCACGGCATTGCGGGGCAAGCCTCTGTTAGTCAATTTCTGGGCCACGACCTGCATAGGCTGTGTTGCTGAAATGCCACACCTGGCCGAGCTCTACGAGACCTTCAACGATGACGGCTTTGAGATCGTGGGCGTGGCGATGTACTACGACCCACCCAACCAGGTGCTCGAGCTGACCCGTCAGCGGGCCGTGCCCTACCCGATTTCACTGGACGTGGACGGCCGGATCGGCAAGGCCTTCGGCGATGTCTCGCTCACGCCCACGTCGTTCCTGGTCGACGCCAACGGCAAGATTGTCTTCCACAAGATCGGCGAGCTCGACATGGACCTGCTGCACAACAAGATCGAATCGATGCTCCACGCGGGTTGA
- the erpA gene encoding iron-sulfur cluster insertion protein ErpA, with protein sequence MSADAVGQATDDDGLVFTEAAAGKVSELISEEGNPELMLRVFISGGGCSGFQYGFTFDESIQDGDTEVVTAGVKLLIDPMSIQYLGGAEIDYTDGLEGAQFVIRNPNAVTTCGCGSSFSV encoded by the coding sequence ATGAGCGCGGACGCGGTGGGGCAGGCCACAGACGACGACGGCTTGGTGTTTACAGAAGCCGCAGCGGGCAAAGTCAGTGAGTTGATCTCCGAGGAGGGCAACCCGGAGCTCATGCTGCGTGTGTTCATTTCCGGGGGTGGCTGCTCGGGTTTCCAGTACGGGTTCACGTTCGATGAATCCATCCAGGACGGCGACACCGAAGTGGTCACAGCCGGCGTGAAGTTGCTCATCGACCCCATGAGTATCCAGTACCTCGGCGGCGCCGAGATCGATTACACCGACGGTCTTGAAGGGGCGCAGTTCGTGATCCGCAACCCCAACGCCGTGACCACCTGCGGTTGCGGGTCCTCCTTTTCGGTCTGA
- a CDS encoding anhydro-N-acetylmuramic acid kinase — MDGLYVGLMCGTSVDAIDAVAAHWQHGRPHIVATHSQPLQAALQHDLLALTRAGRAQFDHLFALDAQVASAHAEAVAALLSTHTIAPTDVRAIGFHGQTVYHAPTADPPFTVQLGDPSRLAVATGVPVVADVRRADIALGGQGAPLAPALHAALFASDTAPRAVLNLGGIANLSLLPTDGAPITGFDTGPANALMDAWCAAHLGTAFDADGQLAASGATDATLLRQLRSHPFFAQSPPKSTGREQFHLGWLESAIGTRNLAHADVLATLVQLTATTVTDALAQALPNCVELLVCGGGRHNAALMARLRAHVDCAVVPTDSHGVDGDWVEALLMAWLARQRLAGVPANCPSVTGARAATPLGGLYLPPEAV; from the coding sequence GTGGATGGGCTCTACGTAGGCCTGATGTGCGGGACCAGCGTCGATGCAATCGACGCAGTCGCTGCACACTGGCAACACGGCCGCCCACACATCGTCGCGACGCATTCGCAGCCCTTGCAAGCGGCGCTGCAACACGATCTGCTCGCCCTGACTCGGGCGGGCCGCGCACAGTTCGACCACCTCTTCGCGCTCGACGCGCAGGTGGCGAGCGCTCACGCCGAAGCCGTCGCTGCGCTGCTATCGACCCACACCATCGCACCCACAGACGTGCGTGCGATCGGTTTTCACGGCCAGACGGTCTACCACGCGCCCACCGCCGACCCGCCCTTCACCGTGCAGCTCGGCGACCCCTCACGGCTGGCAGTGGCCACCGGCGTGCCGGTTGTGGCGGACGTGCGGCGCGCCGACATTGCACTCGGCGGCCAGGGTGCACCGCTGGCGCCGGCCCTGCACGCCGCCCTGTTCGCCTCCGACACGGCGCCGCGCGCGGTGCTCAACCTGGGCGGCATCGCCAACCTTTCCCTGCTGCCCACGGACGGCGCCCCGATCACCGGGTTCGACACGGGCCCGGCAAATGCCCTGATGGACGCCTGGTGTGCTGCCCACCTCGGCACCGCTTTCGATGCCGACGGGCAGCTGGCTGCCAGCGGTGCCACCGACGCCACCCTGCTGCGCCAACTTCGATCCCACCCGTTCTTCGCACAGTCACCGCCCAAGAGCACAGGCAGAGAGCAATTTCACCTTGGCTGGCTGGAATCGGCGATCGGCACACGGAACCTCGCGCACGCCGATGTGCTTGCAACGCTGGTGCAATTGACCGCCACCACCGTCACCGACGCTCTCGCACAGGCGCTGCCGAATTGCGTTGAACTGCTGGTCTGTGGCGGGGGTCGGCACAACGCCGCGCTGATGGCACGACTGCGAGCCCACGTCGACTGCGCAGTCGTGCCCACTGACAGCCACGGCGTGGACGGCGACTGGGTGGAGGCGCTGTTGATGGCGTGGCTCGCTCGGCAGCGGTTGGCCGGCGTGCCTGCCAACTGCCCGAGTGTCACGGGCGCGCGCGCTGCGACGCCGCTCGGCGGGCTCTACCTGCCGCCAGAGGCGGTCTGA
- a CDS encoding peptidoglycan DD-metalloendopeptidase family protein, with protein sequence MAVRTDPRQETPRFRGLALVTLGVVACAAALGAAFQQGWLPQPTFDAHAPVEQTPLTIQYAYFSPPQVRMPAEDASLDQPPDGRAPVAEPSITPLGAGNALPDEAARLLRMASLRALTAESRARTLVAALPAPASAPLPSELAATVETTAPEAPAIEPVDAEPRDQIATLDSGNQIATITVRSGDTFSDIADGLGIPQQDISLLLKTTDVTEKLNRLRPGEQLVFELGTAGELLSLSYELDKEHRLKTSRSADGFIARKESLGFDKRLMQAAGRIENSIFLAASNAGVSDALIMQVADIFKWDVDFAMDIRPGDTFKIVYEGLFADGDMKRTGRVVAVELSGRAKAHRAFFYHRDGYKGAYYTEDGRSLEKQFLRNPLEVVRITSKFDLRRRHPVLNTIRAHKGVDYGAASGTPIFATGRGKVTFIGGKGGYGKTIILQHGRKYSTLYAHMSRFRKGLKLGDRVEQGQVIGYVGKTGLATGPHLHYEFRVNGQHKDPQTVEFPGAESLPKTELARFKAQSEQPRYALNALQLPTVALAD encoded by the coding sequence ATGGCGGTCCGAACCGACCCCCGCCAGGAAACGCCTCGCTTCCGCGGTCTGGCTCTGGTGACACTCGGCGTCGTGGCGTGCGCCGCCGCGCTCGGCGCTGCTTTCCAACAAGGGTGGTTGCCGCAGCCGACATTCGACGCACACGCGCCTGTCGAGCAAACGCCGCTGACCATTCAATATGCCTACTTCTCACCCCCGCAGGTGCGAATGCCCGCCGAGGATGCCTCGCTCGACCAGCCACCCGATGGGCGTGCGCCAGTGGCTGAACCGTCCATCACACCTCTTGGCGCAGGCAACGCGCTGCCGGACGAAGCCGCGCGGTTGCTCCGTATGGCAAGCCTGCGCGCACTGACTGCCGAGAGCCGGGCACGCACCCTGGTTGCCGCTCTCCCGGCACCAGCCTCGGCACCGCTGCCGAGCGAGTTGGCAGCGACGGTCGAGACGACAGCACCAGAGGCACCTGCCATCGAACCCGTGGATGCCGAACCACGTGACCAGATCGCAACTCTGGATTCCGGCAACCAGATTGCCACAATCACCGTGCGATCGGGTGACACCTTCAGTGACATCGCTGACGGCCTTGGCATTCCGCAACAGGATATCTCGCTGCTCCTGAAGACCACAGATGTCACCGAGAAACTCAACCGTCTGCGCCCCGGTGAGCAACTGGTGTTCGAACTCGGCACCGCCGGTGAACTGCTCTCGCTGAGCTACGAGCTTGACAAGGAACACCGCCTCAAAACATCGCGCAGCGCAGACGGCTTCATCGCCCGGAAAGAGTCTCTCGGATTCGACAAACGCCTCATGCAAGCTGCAGGGCGCATCGAGAACTCGATTTTCCTCGCAGCGTCGAATGCGGGCGTTTCCGACGCACTGATCATGCAGGTCGCCGATATCTTCAAGTGGGACGTCGACTTCGCCATGGACATCCGACCGGGCGACACCTTCAAGATCGTCTACGAAGGCCTGTTTGCCGACGGCGACATGAAACGCACCGGCCGGGTCGTCGCGGTTGAACTGAGCGGCAGAGCAAAGGCGCACCGCGCGTTTTTCTACCACCGCGACGGGTACAAGGGCGCGTACTACACCGAAGACGGCCGCTCTCTGGAGAAGCAGTTCCTGAGAAACCCGCTCGAAGTCGTCCGAATCACATCGAAATTCGACCTGCGCCGCCGCCACCCGGTGCTCAACACCATCCGCGCGCACAAGGGCGTCGACTACGGCGCTGCCAGCGGCACGCCCATCTTCGCCACGGGCCGTGGCAAGGTAACCTTCATCGGCGGCAAGGGCGGCTACGGCAAGACAATCATATTGCAACACGGTCGCAAGTATTCGACGCTCTACGCACACATGTCGAGATTTCGCAAGGGCCTCAAGCTGGGTGATCGGGTAGAACAGGGCCAGGTGATCGGCTACGTGGGTAAGACCGGGCTTGCAACGGGGCCGCATCTGCATTATGAGTTTCGCGTCAACGGCCAACACAAGGATCCTCAGACCGTCGAGTTCCCCGGCGCGGAATCGCTGCCCAAGACCGAACTCGCCCGGTTCAAGGCGCAGAGCGAGCAGCCGCGCTACGCGCTCAACGCCCTGCAACTGCCGACGGTCGCACTTGCAGACTGA